A genomic window from Lactobacillus sp. ESL0677 includes:
- the ylxM gene encoding YlxM family DNA-binding protein — protein MDELVKNEILGDLYAYYGQLLTEGQQSYFEDYYYNDLSLGEIAVNHNVSRQAVYDNLRRCRKLLTNYEAKLHMQRDYNEIEQKLTVIADTVAQDKHEEALLKIKQLLGTMRGE, from the coding sequence ATGGACGAACTCGTTAAAAATGAAATATTAGGCGATTTATACGCATATTATGGTCAGCTCTTAACTGAGGGCCAACAAAGTTATTTTGAGGATTATTATTATAATGACCTGTCTTTGGGCGAAATTGCCGTCAATCACAACGTGTCGCGGCAGGCGGTTTATGATAATTTACGGCGCTGCCGGAAACTTTTAACCAATTATGAAGCAAAATTGCACATGCAGAGAGACTATAATGAAATAGAACAAAAATTGACAGTGATTGCTGATACAGTTGCTCAAGATAAGCATGAAGAAGCATTACTTAAAATTAAGCAATTATTAGGAACAATGAGGGGAGAATGA
- a CDS encoding amino acid permease: MNLWKKINRKEDPRVYEQKDGQLVRSLTVKDFLALGVGTIVSTSIFTLPGEVAALHTGPAVAISCILAAIVAGIVSFAYAEMAGAMPFAGSAYSWINVVFGEVWGWIAGWALLAEYFIAMSFIGSGISANLRALIAPLGLKLPAALSNPFGVQGGVVDLISIVSIFLVSLLISHGVSEASRVENALVALKVIAILLFIIVGMTAIKTANFVPFIPQYHATSSGPFGGWQGIYAGVSMIFVSYLGFDAIAANSAEAKNPEKTMPRGIVGSLLIAVVLFVAVSLVLIGVVPYQRYLNSAEPVGLALRSIGHGTVATIVQTIAVFGMFTALIGLCMSSSRLVYSFGRDGMLPKKLGKLTVDKKPNNALWTITIVAILISAFLPFSFLTQLVSAGTLIAFMFVSLGIYRLRPREGVDISEPAFKMPFYPVLPFLAFLGSLVVFMGLDVHAKIYAVIWFIIGLVIYFCYGFAHSTMNKQDEV, translated from the coding sequence GTGAATTTATGGAAAAAAATTAATCGTAAAGAAGATCCGCGGGTCTATGAACAAAAGGACGGTCAATTAGTTCGTTCACTCACTGTGAAGGATTTTTTAGCGTTAGGGGTTGGAACAATCGTTTCCACCTCAATCTTTACGCTGCCAGGCGAAGTAGCCGCCTTGCACACGGGACCAGCTGTCGCCATTTCTTGTATCTTAGCTGCCATCGTTGCCGGGATTGTTTCTTTTGCCTATGCCGAAATGGCCGGAGCAATGCCATTTGCCGGGTCTGCATATTCTTGGATTAATGTTGTTTTCGGCGAAGTCTGGGGCTGGATTGCTGGCTGGGCACTTTTGGCCGAGTATTTTATTGCCATGTCGTTTATCGGCTCAGGAATTTCGGCTAATTTGCGTGCTCTAATTGCTCCTCTGGGACTAAAATTGCCGGCTGCTTTGTCTAACCCATTTGGCGTTCAAGGCGGTGTGGTCGACCTTATTTCAATTGTCTCGATCTTTTTAGTTTCCTTATTAATTAGTCACGGCGTGTCTGAGGCATCTCGCGTTGAGAACGCCCTAGTTGCACTCAAGGTAATTGCAATTTTATTGTTCATTATTGTTGGTATGACCGCAATTAAGACGGCTAACTTCGTGCCATTTATTCCGCAATATCATGCAACTAGCAGCGGTCCTTTTGGTGGTTGGCAAGGAATTTATGCTGGTGTATCCATGATTTTCGTATCCTATTTGGGCTTTGACGCAATCGCAGCCAATTCGGCAGAAGCTAAAAATCCGGAAAAGACAATGCCGCGCGGGATTGTCGGTTCACTATTAATCGCCGTTGTCTTATTTGTCGCCGTTAGCTTAGTATTAATTGGTGTTGTTCCTTATCAAAGATACCTAAATTCTGCAGAACCTGTTGGACTTGCCCTACGTTCAATCGGTCATGGCACTGTTGCTACAATCGTCCAAACAATCGCTGTTTTTGGCATGTTCACCGCGTTAATTGGATTATGCATGTCAAGCTCAAGATTAGTCTATTCCTTTGGTCGTGACGGTATGCTGCCGAAAAAGTTAGGCAAATTAACGGTAGATAAAAAGCCCAATAATGCACTCTGGACAATTACCATCGTGGCCATCTTAATTAGTGCATTCTTGCCCTTCTCCTTTTTAACCCAATTAGTTTCTGCTGGAACACTAATTGCCTTCATGTTTGTTTCATTAGGGATTTATCGCTTGCGACCACGTGAAGGCGTGGACATTTCTGAGCCTGCATTTAAAATGCCCTTTTACCCTGTACTGCCATTCTTAGCCTTTTTGGGGTCTCTTGTTGTCTTTATGGGACTGGATGTTCATGCCAAAATTTATGCAGTTATTTGGTTTATCATTGGATTAGTCATCTATTTCTGTTACGGCTTTGCACACTCAACAATGAACAAGCAAGATGAAGTTTAA
- a CDS encoding amino acid permease, whose product MKLWQTMNRKENPNIYQEKDGHLVRTLKVRDFLALGVGTIVSTSIFTLPGEVAALHTGPAVAISCVVASIVAGLVAFAYAEMAAAMPFAGSVYSWINVVFGEFWGWISGWALLAEYLIGMAFVSSGLSANLRALIAPLGWNLPAFLANPIGVNGGLVDLVALIAIMLAAILVSFGVSKASRVENILVVVKVLAILLFVVVGLTAIKAANFVPFIPHYRATTHGPFGGWQGIYAGVSMIYISFLGFDTIASNSAEAINPQKTMPRGIIGSLLIAVVLFVAVSLDIVGMVPYQQYLNSAEPVGYALRQTGHGGVAIIVQSVAVLGMFTALIGLCMASSRLVYSFGRDGMLPKKLGKLNQDHRPETALWTVAIVAIIISAFIPFAFLTQLVSAGTLIAFMFVSIGIYRLRPREGHDIADPAFKMPLYPVLPFLAFLGSFAVFLGLDNQAKKYMLIWSIVGIIIYYLYGMHHSAMNKQ is encoded by the coding sequence TTGAAGTTATGGCAAACAATGAATCGCAAGGAAAATCCTAATATTTATCAAGAAAAAGATGGCCACTTGGTGCGCACTTTAAAGGTACGCGACTTCTTGGCTCTTGGTGTTGGGACAATCGTCTCCACCTCTATTTTCACGCTGCCAGGAGAAGTTGCAGCTTTGCACACGGGACCAGCAGTTGCTATCTCTTGTGTTGTCGCCTCGATTGTTGCTGGACTTGTGGCCTTTGCCTATGCCGAAATGGCAGCAGCAATGCCATTCGCCGGTTCTGTTTATTCTTGGATTAATGTCGTCTTTGGTGAATTTTGGGGTTGGATTTCTGGCTGGGCACTCTTAGCCGAATATTTAATTGGCATGGCCTTTGTCAGTTCTGGCTTATCAGCCAATCTGCGAGCACTAATTGCGCCGTTAGGTTGGAACCTGCCGGCATTTTTGGCCAACCCGATTGGCGTTAATGGCGGATTAGTCGACCTTGTAGCTCTGATTGCCATCATGCTTGCAGCGATTTTAGTTAGTTTCGGGGTGTCGAAAGCATCTCGAGTTGAAAATATTTTAGTTGTTGTTAAAGTTTTGGCCATCTTACTTTTTGTTGTTGTCGGCTTAACGGCAATTAAAGCAGCTAACTTCGTACCATTTATCCCACACTATCGCGCTACTACACACGGACCATTCGGCGGCTGGCAAGGAATTTATGCCGGTGTCTCGATGATTTATATTTCCTTCTTAGGATTTGATACCATTGCTTCCAATTCAGCCGAAGCCATTAATCCCCAAAAGACCATGCCGCGCGGCATTATTGGGTCATTATTAATCGCTGTCGTTTTATTTGTGGCAGTAAGCTTAGATATTGTTGGTATGGTGCCTTACCAACAATATCTAAACTCGGCTGAACCAGTCGGTTACGCCCTGCGTCAGACTGGTCACGGCGGTGTTGCAATCATTGTTCAATCCGTAGCTGTTTTAGGCATGTTTACTGCTTTAATTGGTCTATGTATGGCAAGCTCGCGGCTAGTCTACTCATTTGGCCGTGACGGCATGTTACCTAAAAAGTTAGGTAAACTTAATCAAGATCACAGACCAGAAACAGCATTATGGACAGTAGCAATTGTTGCTATTATTATCTCAGCTTTTATTCCTTTTGCCTTTTTGACTCAATTAGTTTCTGCAGGGACATTAATTGCCTTTATGTTCGTCTCGATTGGTATTTATCGTTTGCGCCCACGCGAAGGCCATGATATTGCCGATCCGGCTTTCAAAATGCCCCTCTATCCCGTTTTACCGTTTCTTGCATTCTTAGGTTCATTCGCCGTCTTCTTGGGTCTAGACAATCAAGCCAAAAAGTACATGCTAATTTGGTCAATAGTTGGCATCATCATTTATTACCTCTATGGCATGCACCATTCGGCAATGAACAAGCAATAA
- a CDS encoding C69 family dipeptidase codes for MKEYSACTTILVGKNASIDGSTMIARNDDTFRPITPQKFIIHPAANGERGRKIKSWLNKFTMNLPEDAQAVPAVPNVDYQHRGYYDESGINQENVAMSCTESTYGNERALAFDPLVKDGLDEDCMQSVVLPYIHSAKNGVEYLGKLIAKYGSPAGNSVLFSDQDEIWYMEIVTGHHWVAQRIPDDAYAIAANRVSIEQVDFNDPANFMWSDGIQEFVTAHHLNTDHEGWNFRHIFGTYTEQDRHYNTNRVWYGQKYFNPEVEQDPTDGDLPFIRRATKKITREDIEFVLGSHYQDTPYDPFGKGTEEEKHRFRPIGLNRTQNAHILQIRSDVDQDKAAIMWLCIGGPTFTPFVPFFANMNDTDPSYNDTSMDYNMKDAWWYYKSLATIVESHYPQFVQLDTDYLKDLNQYFRRRVEDVIAGADGKSGSELTAYLTKANQETVAYTRKQSEKLWGQMMIDSINMSKLTFNMDENL; via the coding sequence ATGAAAGAATACAGTGCATGTACCACCATTTTGGTTGGTAAAAATGCTTCAATTGACGGTTCAACAATGATCGCCCGCAACGATGACACTTTTCGGCCAATAACACCACAAAAGTTTATTATTCATCCAGCTGCTAATGGTGAAAGGGGACGCAAGATTAAGTCGTGGCTGAATAAGTTTACGATGAATCTACCTGAGGATGCACAAGCTGTGCCAGCAGTTCCAAATGTTGATTATCAACACCGTGGTTATTATGACGAAAGTGGTATTAACCAAGAAAATGTTGCCATGTCGTGTACAGAATCAACTTATGGTAATGAACGCGCCTTGGCTTTTGACCCATTAGTTAAAGACGGTTTGGATGAGGACTGCATGCAATCAGTTGTTCTGCCATACATCCATTCAGCTAAAAATGGGGTCGAGTATTTAGGTAAGCTAATCGCTAAGTATGGTTCACCTGCTGGTAACTCGGTTTTGTTTAGTGACCAAGATGAAATTTGGTATATGGAAATTGTGACTGGTCACCACTGGGTTGCCCAAAGAATTCCTGATGATGCATATGCGATTGCAGCTAACCGGGTTTCAATTGAACAAGTTGATTTTAATGATCCAGCTAACTTTATGTGGAGCGACGGCATTCAAGAATTTGTGACCGCTCATCATTTAAATACAGACCATGAAGGCTGGAACTTCCGCCACATCTTTGGTACCTATACTGAACAGGATCGACATTACAACACTAACCGGGTTTGGTATGGTCAGAAGTATTTTAATCCCGAAGTTGAACAAGACCCAACTGACGGTGACTTGCCATTTATCCGTCGCGCAACAAAGAAGATTACGCGTGAAGATATTGAATTTGTGCTTGGCAGTCATTATCAAGATACGCCCTATGATCCATTTGGTAAGGGAACAGAGGAAGAAAAGCATCGGTTTCGTCCAATTGGCTTAAACAGAACCCAAAATGCGCATATTTTGCAAATTAGAAGTGATGTTGATCAAGATAAGGCTGCAATCATGTGGTTATGTATTGGTGGCCCAACCTTTACCCCGTTTGTACCGTTCTTTGCCAACATGAATGATACTGATCCGTCATATAACGACACTTCAATGGATTACAACATGAAGGATGCTTGGTGGTATTACAAGTCTTTGGCAACAATCGTTGAAAGTCACTATCCCCAATTTGTTCAGCTGGATACCGACTACTTGAAGGACTTGAACCAATACTTCCGTCGTCGCGTTGAAGATGTTATTGCTGGTGCTGACGGTAAGAGTGGCAGCGAATTGACTGCTTATTTGACTAAAGCAAACCAAGAAACGGTTGCTTATACTCGCAAACAATCAGAAAAGTTGTGGGGTCAGATGATGATTGACTCAATTAATATGTCGAAGTTGACCTTCAATATGGATGAAAACTTATAG
- the ftsY gene encoding signal recognition particle-docking protein FtsY has product MGLFDKIKKSLFGNKEEAEVEPKVEAEQQSEAKLESSAGAETQEVAQSEDESTISSAAISAVNEPKSESQSEATAESVSSSQTMSAAPSESAVSTSAVEEMTEPKTESKAEATPLETATQKQDQTELYEKGLAKTNKGFGARLNQFFAQFRSVDEDFFDDLEELLIESDVGFETAEELTSELKDEAKLQKAKSHNDLKKLIVEKLVDLYDKNGDAENEKLRSHDDGQPNIYLFVGVNGAGKTTTIGKLAKRFKDQGKSVLLAAADTFRAGAVEQLVEWGNRVDVPVVTGKEQADPASVVYDATARAIKEHVDYLLVDTAGRLQNKKNLMSELEKIERIIKKQAPDEPTETLLVLDGSTGQNALLQAKDFDKTTKLTGLVLTKLDGSSKGGVVLAIRNEMKLPVKLVGLGEKPEDLADFDAANYAVGLFHDLV; this is encoded by the coding sequence GTGGGCTTATTTGATAAAATCAAAAAATCACTATTTGGTAATAAAGAAGAGGCTGAAGTAGAGCCTAAAGTTGAGGCAGAACAACAGTCTGAAGCCAAACTAGAATCTAGTGCTGGCGCTGAGACGCAAGAAGTTGCGCAGAGTGAAGATGAAAGTACAATTTCATCAGCTGCAATAAGTGCGGTGAATGAGCCAAAGTCTGAGTCACAGTCGGAAGCGACAGCGGAATCTGTTTCTAGCAGTCAAACAATGTCTGCTGCACCTAGCGAATCAGCTGTAAGTACGTCTGCAGTTGAAGAAATGACAGAACCGAAGACGGAATCTAAAGCAGAAGCAACGCCTCTAGAAACTGCAACGCAGAAGCAAGACCAAACAGAACTGTACGAAAAGGGCCTTGCCAAAACCAACAAAGGTTTTGGTGCTCGGTTAAATCAGTTCTTTGCGCAATTTAGGTCGGTTGACGAGGACTTTTTTGACGATTTGGAAGAATTGTTGATTGAATCAGACGTTGGCTTTGAAACTGCTGAGGAATTAACATCAGAGTTAAAAGACGAAGCCAAATTACAAAAGGCTAAGTCGCATAATGACTTAAAGAAATTAATCGTTGAAAAGTTGGTGGACCTATACGACAAGAACGGGGATGCCGAAAATGAAAAATTGCGCTCTCACGATGATGGTCAACCCAATATTTATCTTTTTGTCGGAGTTAATGGCGCTGGCAAGACCACGACGATTGGTAAATTAGCGAAGCGGTTCAAGGATCAGGGCAAGTCGGTGTTGTTAGCAGCTGCTGATACGTTCAGAGCCGGTGCAGTTGAGCAATTGGTTGAATGGGGCAATCGTGTTGATGTCCCTGTCGTAACAGGAAAAGAACAGGCCGACCCCGCTTCAGTTGTTTATGACGCAACGGCAAGAGCAATTAAGGAGCATGTTGATTACTTATTGGTCGATACAGCTGGTCGTTTGCAAAATAAGAAGAATTTAATGAGCGAACTTGAGAAGATTGAGCGCATCATTAAAAAGCAGGCACCTGATGAACCAACAGAAACCTTGTTAGTTTTAGACGGCTCAACTGGGCAAAATGCCTTGTTGCAAGCAAAAGACTTTGATAAGACCACTAAGTTAACTGGTTTGGTTTTAACTAAATTAGATGGCTCTTCCAAAGGTGGGGTTGTGCTGGCAATTAGAAACGAAATGAAGTTGCCGGTGAAGCTAGTTGGTTTAGGTGAAAAGCCTGAGGACCTGGCTGATTTTGACGCAGCGAATTATGCTGTTGGACTTTTCCATGATTTGGTATAA
- the smc gene encoding chromosome segregation protein SMC: protein MPLKELIIDGFKSFAEKTRIEFDAGITGIVGPNGSGKSNITEAIRWVMGESRAKSLRGSNMKDVIFAGSEFRKGANHAEVTMVFDNQKRELHFDADQVTVTRRILLSGDNEYLINKHSVRQRDVRALFLDSGISQDSLAIISQGRVDQILNSRPEARRVLFEEAAGVLHFKKQKEAASLQLEQTTDNLVRINDLVKELEQRIEPLHEQSSLAKEYQFQKQGLDQKLKTLLAFEIADLDKQKAQVQQKADKNQVLLSKLDCEVKESQSAVTTKRNEYKQLSDQREQVQADLLALTKKLSDLNANLQIAEQSKQYSEATKKEYQAELSDLKAQVVQLQADGKNLAEQKTALINQQQKLQDQRSDLTAELNENPANLNQKLDDLRSDYIQLLQDQTSNNNEIVYLNSELKRTRDDSSYQNIDVTTELTKSRAELDRLKSEGTALKEKRTKEQQQTATLMSKQEDVQAKLNSLRQTVTENTHRLNQVSARYEALENIRKRHEGYYYGVRNVLNNLADYPGIIGAIGELISFPAELEAAMATALGGGVQDLVAATRSDARDAINQLKQRRAGRATFLPLDGLRQYSIPASTVRSLQSFAGYQGIASDLVQSSSSEDISPAINYLLGSTVIVDTIDNALQISRRIGRYRIVTLDGDIISPGGSMTGGVRNQKNNSPLQTAAELTQLKQKIAQLKEGLTIDQTDLATLVKQDEELTQQLSEVKQKLQEVSRDLGEAVLSYQNQEKEVDRLKAANQLFESRREERDKQIASLTAKIKQAEQQKADFVTKIAEQKEQISQLQERIKNFATLNQKVQDKLAELDPQIAVYTNKLENLASQQKTNQQELTDQQKQVKTLTAKLADLEHHGQLDQEKKQELHQENATGIKQKAKLQEKLNTLSSQLGQFDAQINQLDQVASRNYDLRKDAASEQEGLSVKIAQFSSKIDQRLETLNKDYSLTYEAALAHAEGENTQQTREQLQKEVKLHRMTLEDIGPVNLKSIDEYEEVKTRYDFLNNQQNDLLKARDNLRQSMTELDKEVGNRFSKTFTAVAKSFKELFPVVFDGGNAKLVLTDSDDLLTTGVEIIAQPPGKKLQRLSLLSGGERALTAITLLFAMLKVKPVPFCVLDEVEAALDDANVTRFAQFLKKYDMHTQFIVITHRRGTMERADQLYGVVMQESGVSQVFSVSLKELKNEVN, encoded by the coding sequence GTGCCATTAAAAGAACTAATAATTGACGGTTTTAAATCTTTTGCAGAAAAGACTAGGATTGAATTTGATGCTGGGATTACTGGCATTGTCGGCCCCAATGGTAGTGGGAAAAGTAATATTACTGAAGCCATTCGGTGGGTAATGGGTGAATCACGGGCGAAGTCGCTGCGTGGTTCTAATATGAAAGATGTTATTTTTGCCGGAAGTGAATTTCGTAAGGGTGCCAATCATGCTGAAGTGACGATGGTTTTTGACAATCAGAAACGCGAGCTGCATTTTGACGCCGACCAAGTGACGGTAACGCGGCGAATTTTGCTTTCAGGTGATAATGAATACTTGATTAACAAGCATTCAGTTAGACAGCGCGATGTTCGCGCACTTTTTTTGGATTCTGGAATTTCGCAAGATAGTTTAGCGATTATCTCTCAGGGACGAGTAGACCAAATACTAAATTCGCGTCCAGAAGCACGGCGAGTGCTGTTTGAAGAAGCTGCTGGGGTACTTCACTTTAAGAAGCAAAAGGAAGCTGCTAGCCTGCAGCTTGAACAGACGACAGACAACTTGGTTAGAATTAATGATTTGGTTAAGGAACTGGAGCAACGGATTGAGCCGCTGCATGAACAGAGTTCATTAGCTAAGGAGTACCAATTTCAAAAGCAGGGGCTTGATCAAAAGTTAAAAACCTTGTTGGCCTTTGAAATTGCGGATTTGGATAAGCAAAAAGCCCAGGTGCAACAAAAAGCTGACAAAAATCAGGTTCTGCTGTCTAAGCTTGATTGCGAAGTTAAGGAATCTCAAAGTGCGGTCACAACTAAGCGCAATGAATACAAGCAATTAAGCGACCAGCGTGAGCAGGTGCAGGCCGATTTACTCGCATTAACTAAAAAACTGTCGGATTTAAACGCCAACTTGCAGATTGCGGAGCAAAGCAAGCAATATAGCGAAGCCACTAAGAAAGAATATCAGGCTGAATTAAGCGATTTAAAAGCCCAGGTTGTCCAGCTTCAGGCTGATGGTAAAAATCTGGCTGAGCAAAAGACAGCGCTAATTAATCAGCAGCAGAAACTGCAAGATCAGCGCTCGGATTTAACTGCGGAATTAAACGAAAATCCCGCTAACTTAAATCAAAAATTAGACGATCTACGCTCTGATTATATCCAGTTATTACAAGATCAAACTTCCAATAATAATGAAATTGTTTATCTCAATTCTGAATTAAAAAGAACGCGTGATGACAGTAGTTATCAAAATATTGATGTGACAACCGAATTAACGAAGTCAAGAGCAGAACTGGATCGGCTAAAGTCAGAAGGCACAGCACTTAAGGAAAAGCGGACAAAAGAGCAGCAGCAGACTGCTACATTAATGTCTAAGCAGGAAGATGTCCAAGCAAAATTAAATAGTTTACGACAAACTGTTACTGAAAATACTCACCGGCTGAATCAAGTAAGTGCAAGATATGAAGCATTGGAAAATATTCGCAAACGTCATGAGGGTTACTATTATGGTGTTCGCAATGTTTTAAACAATCTGGCTGACTATCCCGGAATTATTGGGGCAATTGGTGAGTTGATTTCATTTCCGGCAGAGCTAGAAGCCGCAATGGCGACGGCACTTGGCGGTGGCGTGCAAGACTTAGTAGCGGCGACGCGTTCAGATGCTCGAGATGCGATTAATCAGTTAAAGCAGCGTCGTGCTGGTCGAGCCACGTTTTTACCATTAGATGGCTTACGGCAGTATTCAATTCCTGCTTCAACCGTTCGCAGTTTGCAGTCGTTTGCTGGTTATCAGGGGATTGCCAGTGATTTGGTGCAAAGTTCCAGTAGCGAAGATATTAGTCCGGCGATTAATTACCTGCTTGGGAGTACGGTGATTGTCGATACGATTGATAATGCTTTGCAAATTTCGCGTCGCATTGGCCGCTACCGAATTGTTACCTTAGACGGCGATATTATCTCGCCCGGCGGTTCAATGACTGGTGGTGTCCGCAACCAAAAGAATAATTCGCCTTTGCAAACTGCTGCTGAATTAACGCAGCTTAAACAAAAAATCGCGCAATTAAAAGAAGGTTTAACTATTGACCAGACAGATTTAGCAACGCTAGTTAAGCAAGACGAAGAATTAACGCAGCAATTGTCTGAAGTTAAACAGAAATTGCAGGAAGTTAGTCGCGATTTGGGCGAAGCTGTCCTTTCTTATCAAAACCAAGAAAAAGAGGTTGACCGCCTAAAAGCTGCCAACCAATTGTTTGAATCTCGCAGAGAAGAGCGAGACAAGCAAATTGCGTCGTTAACGGCGAAGATTAAGCAGGCTGAGCAGCAAAAGGCCGATTTTGTGACAAAAATTGCTGAACAAAAAGAGCAGATTAGCCAGCTTCAGGAGCGAATTAAGAACTTTGCAACGTTAAACCAAAAAGTCCAGGATAAGTTGGCTGAACTTGATCCACAAATTGCGGTTTATACTAACAAATTAGAAAATTTGGCTAGTCAACAAAAGACAAATCAGCAAGAATTAACTGACCAGCAAAAACAAGTTAAGACCTTGACAGCAAAACTTGCGGATTTGGAACATCATGGTCAGCTTGACCAAGAAAAAAAGCAGGAATTGCACCAAGAAAATGCAACTGGTATTAAGCAAAAGGCTAAACTGCAAGAAAAGCTGAATACATTAAGTTCGCAGCTCGGGCAATTTGATGCGCAAATTAATCAATTGGACCAAGTTGCCAGCCGCAATTATGATTTACGTAAGGATGCGGCAAGTGAGCAAGAAGGCCTTTCGGTTAAGATTGCCCAGTTTAGCAGTAAAATTGACCAACGACTTGAAACTTTGAATAAAGATTATTCATTGACTTATGAGGCTGCATTGGCCCATGCTGAGGGTGAAAATACGCAACAAACGCGTGAGCAATTGCAAAAAGAAGTTAAATTGCACCGCATGACGCTTGAGGATATTGGTCCAGTTAACTTAAAGTCAATTGACGAATATGAAGAAGTTAAAACGCGTTATGATTTTCTCAATAATCAGCAGAACGACTTGCTTAAGGCGCGAGATAATTTGCGCCAGTCAATGACTGAATTAGACAAGGAAGTTGGCAATCGTTTCAGTAAGACTTTTACTGCGGTTGCCAAGAGCTTTAAGGAACTGTTCCCAGTTGTTTTTGACGGCGGCAATGCAAAGCTGGTTTTAACCGATTCTGATGACTTGTTAACGACGGGGGTTGAAATTATTGCGCAGCCACCTGGCAAAAAGTTGCAGCGCTTAAGTCTGTTGTCCGGTGGTGAACGGGCATTGACGGCCATTACATTATTATTTGCGATGCTGAAGGTTAAGCCGGTGCCATTTTGCGTTTTGGACGAGGTCGAAGCTGCCTTGGACGATGCGAACGTGACCCGATTTGCACAATTTTTGAAAAAATACGACATGCATACACAATTTATTGTGATTACGCACCGGCGCGGTACAATGGAGCGAGCGGACCAATTATATGGCGTTGTGATGCAAGAGTCTGGCGTTTCGCAAGTCTTTTCAGTATCGTTAAAAGAATTAAAAAATGAGGTGAACTAA